A DNA window from Sphingopyxis macrogoltabida contains the following coding sequences:
- a CDS encoding DUF4166 domain-containing protein: MHGRTIERGETPAAVAVPAPVGEAAPHDDRFRRLVAADAWDALPADVRRRFSKRLTGRATATYSGEIVWTRLSPAGWLLAQLCRLIGAPLPTAASGPAPAAVVVSEDRVSGGQIWTRLYGRMRGHPQAIHSAKRFAGPTGLEEHIGGGFGMALTVQAEGDALVFTSDHYFWQAGRLRLPFPSWLAPGTTVVTHQHLGSGRFAFDLRVVHRRLGELVNQHGLFRDG; this comes from the coding sequence ATGCACGGGCGGACGATCGAGCGAGGCGAGACGCCGGCAGCCGTCGCCGTTCCGGCGCCCGTTGGCGAGGCCGCGCCGCATGACGACCGCTTCCGCCGGCTGGTCGCCGCCGACGCGTGGGACGCGCTGCCCGCGGACGTACGCCGCCGCTTTTCCAAGCGCCTCACGGGGCGGGCGACCGCGACCTACAGCGGCGAGATCGTGTGGACGCGGCTGTCGCCGGCTGGCTGGCTGCTCGCGCAGCTTTGCCGGCTGATCGGCGCGCCGCTGCCGACGGCCGCCAGCGGCCCGGCGCCTGCAGCGGTGGTGGTTAGCGAGGATCGCGTGAGCGGCGGACAGATATGGACGCGCCTCTATGGCCGCATGCGCGGCCATCCGCAGGCGATCCACAGCGCCAAGCGCTTCGCAGGGCCGACGGGGCTAGAGGAACATATCGGCGGCGGCTTCGGCATGGCGCTGACGGTGCAGGCCGAAGGCGATGCGCTGGTCTTCACCTCGGACCATTATTTCTGGCAGGCGGGGCGGCTGCGGCTGCCGTTTCCGTCATGGCTGGCGCCCGGGACGACCGTCGTGACGCATCAGCATCTCGGCAGCGGCCGCTTCGCTTTCGACCTCAGGGTCGTGCACCGCCGGCTGGGCGAGCTGGTGAACCAGCATGGGCTGTTCCGCGATGGTTGA
- a CDS encoding GbsR/MarR family transcriptional regulator, producing MTEINERTAQLSPAATEFILHWGNLGGQWGVNRSVAQIHALLFVSDRPLHAEEIANLLGLARSNVSNSIKELLGWRLIHRVPVLGDRRDHFAAETDIWEMVTRIAAGRKAREVDPAEAALRACVARAEHDPGLSAGAKARLSDMLDFVTTMSRWHDEMLGVPKPALMRLIKLGAGVTKLLNWRPGKAKDAG from the coding sequence ATGACAGAAATTAACGAAAGAACGGCGCAACTGTCTCCGGCGGCAACCGAGTTCATTCTCCATTGGGGGAATCTCGGCGGACAATGGGGCGTCAACCGGTCGGTGGCTCAGATCCATGCCTTGCTCTTCGTCTCCGACCGTCCGCTGCACGCCGAGGAGATCGCCAACCTGCTCGGTCTGGCGCGCTCGAACGTGTCGAACTCGATCAAGGAACTGCTCGGCTGGCGGCTCATCCACCGCGTGCCCGTCCTCGGCGACCGCCGCGACCATTTCGCGGCCGAGACCGACATCTGGGAAATGGTGACGCGGATCGCCGCGGGGCGCAAGGCGCGCGAAGTCGATCCCGCCGAGGCGGCGCTCCGCGCCTGCGTGGCACGCGCCGAACATGACCCCGGCCTCAGCGCGGGGGCCAAGGCGCGCCTGTCCGACATGCTCGATTTCGTGACGACGATGAGCCGCTGGCACGACGAGATGCTGGGTGTCCCGAAACCCGCGCTGATGCGGCTGATCAAGCTCGGCGCGGGGGTGACCAAGTTGCTCAATTGGCGGCCGGGCAAGGCGAAGGACGCGGGGTAG
- a CDS encoding helix-turn-helix domain-containing protein: MDQVRRQDISAESFGARLRRLRSAKGITQSEFAAALSVSTAAVCSWEQDRSRPKVSRIHAIAALLSLSTAELLTSGPTGQLHEKLAQSREEIARIAGTTPEKVRIIIEV; encoded by the coding sequence ATGGATCAGGTTCGGCGCCAGGATATTTCTGCTGAAAGTTTCGGCGCCCGCCTGCGGCGGCTGCGCAGCGCAAAGGGTATTACCCAGTCCGAATTCGCGGCCGCGCTTTCGGTGAGTACCGCTGCGGTGTGCAGCTGGGAACAGGATCGGTCGCGCCCCAAGGTCAGCCGGATCCATGCCATCGCCGCGCTGCTCAGCCTTTCGACCGCCGAGCTGCTGACGAGCGGCCCGACAGGACAGTTGCACGAAAAGCTCGCGCAAAGCCGCGAGGAAATCGCGCGCATCGCCGGCACGACGCCGGAAAAGGTGCGGATTATCATCGAGGTCTAA
- the rplQ gene encoding 50S ribosomal protein L17, whose product MRHKSGGRKLQRTSAHRTALFRNMSASLIKHEQITTTLAKAKELRPYVEKLVTLAKRGGLANRRLANSRLMDDTQLVKLFDVLAERYKDRNGGYTRVIKAGIRASDAAPMAIIEFVDRDVDAKGQDSGPVEQYDEDMEAA is encoded by the coding sequence ATGCGTCATAAATCGGGTGGCCGGAAGCTTCAGCGCACCAGCGCGCACCGCACGGCCCTGTTCCGCAACATGTCGGCCTCGCTCATCAAGCATGAGCAGATCACGACGACCCTCGCCAAGGCGAAGGAACTGCGCCCCTATGTCGAAAAGCTGGTCACGCTCGCCAAGCGCGGCGGGCTTGCCAATCGCCGTCTCGCCAACAGCCGCCTGATGGACGACACGCAGCTCGTGAAGCTGTTCGACGTCCTCGCCGAGCGTTACAAGGACCGCAACGGCGGTTACACGCGCGTCATCAAGGCTGGCATCCGCGCTTCGGACGCGGCGCCGATGGCGATCATCGAATTCGTCGACCGCGACGTCGATGCCAAGGGCCAGGACTCGGGTCCGGTCGAGCAATATGACGAGGATATGGAAGCCGCCTGA
- a CDS encoding DNA-directed RNA polymerase subunit alpha: MTVNIRNWQELKKPSNLEIKAGSDGKRKATFVAEPLERGFGLTLGNALRRVLLSSLQGAAITSIKIENVLHEFSSLAGVREDVTDIVLNVKQIALKMEGEGPKRLQLSATGPATVKAGDIMVSGDIKVMNPNHVICHLDDGATLNMELVADTGKGYVPATANRPADAPIGLIPVDSLYSPVRQVAYKVDNARIGQELDYDKLNLTVETDGTVTPEDAVAYAARILQDQLQVFVHFEEAMNDSGMIGMAAPSTTADESDVNQLNRFLLKKVDELELSVRSANCLKNDNIIYIGDLVQKTEAEMLRTPNFGRKSLNEIKEVLSSMGLRLGMDIPGWPPENIEEMAKKLEQELLG; encoded by the coding sequence ATGACTGTCAATATCCGGAACTGGCAGGAATTGAAGAAGCCCAGCAACCTGGAAATCAAGGCTGGCAGCGACGGCAAGCGCAAGGCGACCTTCGTCGCCGAGCCGCTCGAGCGCGGCTTCGGCCTGACGCTCGGCAACGCGCTGCGCCGCGTGCTGCTCTCGTCGCTCCAGGGTGCGGCCATCACGTCGATCAAGATCGAGAACGTGCTGCACGAATTCTCGAGCCTGGCCGGCGTGCGTGAAGACGTCACCGACATCGTGCTCAACGTGAAGCAGATCGCGCTCAAGATGGAAGGCGAAGGCCCGAAGCGGCTGCAGCTTTCGGCGACCGGTCCCGCGACCGTCAAGGCCGGCGACATCATGGTGTCGGGCGACATCAAGGTGATGAACCCGAACCATGTCATCTGCCACCTCGACGACGGCGCGACGCTGAACATGGAACTCGTCGCCGACACCGGCAAGGGCTATGTCCCCGCGACCGCCAACCGCCCGGCCGACGCGCCGATCGGCCTGATCCCGGTCGACTCGCTCTACTCGCCGGTGCGCCAGGTCGCCTACAAGGTCGACAATGCTCGCATCGGTCAGGAGCTGGACTATGACAAGCTGAACCTGACCGTCGAAACCGACGGTACGGTGACCCCGGAAGACGCCGTCGCTTACGCCGCGCGCATCCTTCAGGACCAGCTTCAGGTCTTCGTCCACTTCGAAGAAGCGATGAACGACAGCGGCATGATCGGCATGGCCGCGCCGTCGACCACCGCCGACGAGTCGGACGTCAACCAGCTCAACCGCTTCCTTCTCAAGAAGGTCGACGAGCTCGAACTGTCGGTCCGCAGCGCCAACTGCCTCAAGAACGACAACATCATCTACATCGGCGATCTGGTCCAGAAGACCGAAGCCGAAATGCTTCGCACCCCGAACTTCGGCCGCAAGTCCCTGAACGAAATCAAGGAAGTGCTGTCGTCGATGGGCCTGCGCCTCGGCATGGACATCCCCGGATGGCCGCCCGAGAACATCGAGGAAATGGCCAAGAAGCTCGAACAGGAACTTCTCGGCTGA
- the rpsK gene encoding 30S ribosomal protein S11 yields the protein MAREPQRLRRRERKNISSGVAHVNATFNNTMITITDAQGNAIAWSSAGMMGFKGSRKSTPYAAQVCAEDAGKKAAEHGVRTLEVEVKGPGAGRESALRALQAVGFHITSIRDVTPIPHNGVRPAKRRRV from the coding sequence ATGGCTCGTGAACCGCAGCGTCTTCGTCGGCGCGAACGCAAGAATATCTCGTCGGGCGTCGCCCACGTCAACGCGACCTTCAACAACACGATGATCACCATCACCGACGCGCAGGGCAATGCGATTGCCTGGTCGAGCGCCGGCATGATGGGCTTCAAGGGCAGCCGCAAGTCGACCCCGTATGCCGCTCAGGTGTGCGCCGAAGACGCCGGCAAGAAGGCCGCCGAACATGGCGTCCGTACCCTCGAAGTCGAGGTCAAGGGCCCCGGCGCGGGTCGTGAATCGGCCCTCCGCGCCCTGCAGGCGGTCGGTTTCCACATCACGTCGATCCGCGACGTGACGCCGATCCCGCACAATGGCGTCCGCCCGGCCAAGCGCCGCCGCGTCTGA
- the rpsM gene encoding 30S ribosomal protein S13: MARIAGVNLPTNKRVIIALTYIHGIGRKTAVDIADKLGIDHTRRVQDLSDAEVLQIREAIDADHTVEGDLRRNTAMNIKRLMDLACYRGLRHRKGLPVRGQRTHTNARTRKGKAKPIAGKKK; this comes from the coding sequence ATGGCACGTATTGCGGGCGTCAACCTGCCCACCAACAAGCGCGTGATCATCGCGCTCACCTATATCCACGGCATCGGCCGCAAGACCGCCGTCGACATCGCCGACAAGCTGGGCATCGACCACACGCGTCGCGTTCAGGACCTCAGCGACGCCGAAGTGCTGCAGATCCGCGAAGCGATCGACGCCGACCACACGGTCGAGGGTGACCTTCGCCGCAACACGGCGATGAACATCAAGCGTCTGATGGACCTCGCCTGCTATCGCGGCCTGCGTCATCGCAAGGGCCTGCCGGTTCGTGGCCAGCGTACGCACACCAATGCGCGCACCCGCAAGGGCAAGGCCAAGCCGATCGCCGGCAAGAAGAAGTAA
- a CDS encoding inositol monophosphatase family protein, translating into MPGRNLEAVIAATREVGDMAMARWRGEGQAVNVWNKSHDNPVSDVDLAVDARLKAVLGAMVPEAGWLSEETADSADRLSRRAMWCVDPIDGTRDFIRGRPGWAVSVALVVDGAVELGVLYAPALDELWVAQKGKGALLNGEPLQASRRTSFDGARVPADSLPKIDRDLVMVTKPNSIALRMALVADDRADLVATLRWGFEWDVAAAALIGTEAGATVTDAFGQPLVFNTPRAQAFGVIACAPGIHRAVVERLHDRAVALTSQP; encoded by the coding sequence GTGCCGGGTCGCAATCTCGAGGCGGTGATCGCCGCGACGCGCGAGGTCGGCGACATGGCGATGGCGCGCTGGCGCGGCGAGGGGCAGGCGGTCAACGTCTGGAACAAGTCGCACGACAACCCGGTCAGCGACGTCGACCTCGCGGTCGATGCGCGGCTGAAGGCGGTGCTCGGCGCGATGGTGCCCGAAGCCGGCTGGCTGTCGGAGGAAACCGCCGACAGCGCCGACCGCCTGTCGCGCCGCGCGATGTGGTGCGTCGACCCGATCGACGGCACCCGCGATTTCATTCGTGGCCGCCCCGGCTGGGCAGTGTCGGTCGCGCTCGTCGTCGACGGTGCGGTCGAGCTGGGCGTGCTCTACGCGCCCGCGCTTGATGAACTGTGGGTTGCGCAAAAGGGCAAGGGGGCGCTTCTCAACGGCGAGCCGCTGCAGGCGAGCCGCCGCACGAGTTTCGACGGTGCGCGCGTTCCCGCCGACAGCCTGCCGAAAATCGACCGTGACCTCGTCATGGTCACCAAACCGAACAGCATCGCGCTGCGCATGGCGCTGGTCGCCGACGACCGCGCCGATCTGGTGGCGACGCTGCGCTGGGGTTTCGAATGGGATGTGGCCGCCGCAGCGCTGATCGGCACCGAGGCGGGGGCGACCGTCACCGATGCCTTCGGCCAGCCGCTCGTCTTCAACACCCCGCGCGCGCAGGCCTTTGGCGTCATCGCTTGCGCCCCCGGAATCCACCGGGCCGTCGTCGAGCGCTTGCACGATCGCGCGGTCGCGCTTACGTCGCAACCCTGA
- a CDS encoding TldD/PmbA family protein, with protein MLTVAEALDRAQMMCDAATKAGADAADALYYCNAATSVSMRLGALEDVERSEGQDIALRVFVGQRSASVSTADMDAGELAKLVERCVAMAREAPEDPYAGLAPQDRLMRGPAPDLDLDDGSEADPQALREAALAVEEAARAVAGVTNSEGGTASHSRTRFALATSHGFVGGYGSSGHSLSASVIAGEGASMQRDYGWHSAHYLGDLESAAEIGARAGTRAVARLNPGKAPVGKVPVVIDPRVGSSIVGHLLGAIAGPAIARGTSFLLGKEDSILFDSGIVIRDEPHRPRGLRSRAFDGEGLPTAARDIVTGGKITGWLLDTASAKQLGLEPTGHASRGGGASGVSASNLHLAPGSQSPTALIADIKTGVYLTELIGQGVNPVTGDYSRGASGFVIRDGEIAGPIAEFTVAGNLVDMFAALIPADDLVFRHGTNVPTLRIDGMTVASS; from the coding sequence ATGCTGACTGTTGCCGAAGCCCTCGACCGCGCGCAGATGATGTGCGACGCCGCGACCAAAGCCGGCGCCGACGCCGCCGATGCCCTCTATTATTGCAACGCCGCGACCTCGGTCTCGATGCGGCTCGGCGCGCTCGAGGATGTCGAGCGCTCCGAAGGGCAGGATATTGCGCTCCGCGTCTTCGTCGGCCAGCGCAGCGCCAGCGTGTCGACCGCCGACATGGATGCGGGCGAACTCGCCAAGCTGGTCGAGCGCTGCGTCGCGATGGCACGCGAGGCGCCCGAGGATCCCTATGCCGGCCTCGCGCCGCAGGACCGGCTGATGCGCGGCCCGGCGCCCGACCTCGATCTCGACGACGGCAGCGAGGCCGATCCCCAGGCGCTGCGCGAAGCGGCGCTGGCGGTCGAAGAGGCCGCGCGCGCCGTCGCCGGGGTCACCAACAGCGAAGGCGGCACCGCGAGCCACAGCCGCACCCGCTTCGCGCTCGCGACCAGCCATGGCTTCGTCGGCGGCTATGGATCGAGCGGGCACAGCCTGTCGGCAAGCGTCATCGCGGGCGAGGGCGCGAGCATGCAGCGCGACTATGGCTGGCATAGCGCGCATTATCTGGGCGACCTCGAAAGTGCGGCAGAGATCGGCGCGCGCGCCGGCACGCGCGCCGTCGCGCGCCTTAATCCCGGCAAGGCGCCGGTCGGCAAAGTCCCGGTCGTCATCGATCCGCGGGTCGGCAGCAGCATCGTCGGCCATCTGCTCGGCGCGATCGCCGGTCCCGCGATCGCGCGCGGAACCAGCTTCCTGCTCGGCAAGGAAGACAGCATACTGTTCGACAGCGGCATCGTCATCCGTGACGAGCCGCACCGGCCGCGCGGCCTGCGCAGCCGCGCCTTCGACGGCGAGGGCCTGCCGACCGCGGCGCGCGATATCGTGACCGGCGGCAAGATCACCGGCTGGCTGCTCGACACCGCCTCGGCGAAGCAACTCGGCCTCGAACCCACCGGCCATGCGAGCCGTGGCGGCGGCGCATCGGGGGTGAGCGCGAGCAACCTGCATCTGGCGCCGGGCAGCCAGTCGCCCACGGCGCTGATCGCCGATATCAAGACGGGGGTCTACTTGACCGAACTGATCGGGCAGGGGGTCAATCCGGTGACCGGCGACTATAGCCGCGGTGCGTCGGGTTTCGTCATCCGCGATGGCGAGATCGCCGGGCCGATCGCCGAATTCACCGTCGCCGGCAACCTCGTCGACATGTTCGCCGCGCTCATTCCCGCCGACGACCTGGTGTTCCGCCACGGCACCAACGTTCCCACCCTCCGCATCGACGGCATGACCGTCGCGAGCAGCTAG